A genomic region of Pelodiscus sinensis isolate JC-2024 chromosome 17, ASM4963464v1, whole genome shotgun sequence contains the following coding sequences:
- the HNRNPAB gene encoding heterogeneous nuclear ribonucleoprotein A/B isoform X1: MSEAEQQVAGPADATQNGHEAAEGAGEQPAESGGAGAAATAAAPASQNGAEGDQINASKNEEDAGKMFVGGLSWDTSKKDLKDYFTKFGEVADCTIKMDPNTGRSRGFGFILFKEAGSVDKVLEQKEHRLDGRLIDPKKAMAMKKDPVKKIFVGGLNPEATEEKIREYFGEFGEIEAIELPMDPKTNKRRGFVFITFKEEDPVKKILEKKFHNVSGSKCEIKVAQPKEVYQQQQFSSGGGRGSFGGRGRGGRAQSQIWNQGYGNYWTQGYGNQGYGYQQGYGGYGGYDYSGYGYYEYGPGYDYSQGSANYGKSPRRGGHQNNYKPY, from the exons ATGTCGGAAGCGGAGCAGCAGGTGGCGGGGCCCGCCGACGCCACCCAGAACGGGCACGAAGCGGCCGAAGGCGCCGGGGAGCAGCCGGCCGAGAGCGGCGGAGCGGGGGCGGCGGCCACGGCGGCGGCGCCCGCCAGCCAGAACGGAGCGGAAGGCGACCAGATCAACGCCAGCAAGAACGAGGAGGACGCCGG GAAAATGTTTGTTGGTGGCCTCAGCTGGGATACAAGCAAAAAAGACTTGAAAGACTACTTCACCAAATTTGGCGAAGTGGCTGACTGTACAATAAAGATGGATCCAAACACAGGAAGATCAAGAGGTTTTGGATTTATTTTGTTCAAAGAAGCTGGAAGTGTTGACAAG GTTTTGGAACAGAAAGAACACAGATTAGATGGGCGACTTATTGACCCCAAAAAGGCTATGGCGATGAAAAAAGATCCAGTGAAGAAAATTTTTGTTGGAGGACTGAACCCTGAGGCTACAGAAGAGAAAATCAGGGAATACTTTGGAGAGTTTGGAGAG ATTGAAGCCATTGAACTTCCAATGGATCCCAAGACCAACAAACGGAGAGGCTTTGTATTCATCACTTTCAAGGAAGAAGATCCAGTCAagaagatcttggaaaaaaaattccataATGTTAGTGGAAGCAAG TGTGAGATCAAGGTGGCACAGCCGAAGGAAGTATATCAGCAGCAACAATTCAGTAGTGGTGGAGGAAGAGGCAGCtttggaggaagaggcagaggtggAAGAG CTCAAAGTCAAATTTGGAATCAAGGTTATGGCAATTACTGGACCCAGGGTTATGGGAATCAAGGATACGGCTATCAGCAAGGTTATGGTGGCTATGGAGGCTATGATTATTCAGGATATGGGTATTATGAATATGGACCAGGCTATGATTACA GTCAAGGCAGTGCAAATTATGGGAAAAGTCCAAGACGTGGTGGTCATCAGAATAATTACAAGCCATATTGA
- the HNRNPAB gene encoding heterogeneous nuclear ribonucleoprotein A/B isoform X2: MSEAEQQVAGPADATQNGHEAAEGAGEQPAESGGAGAAATAAAPASQNGAEGDQINASKNEEDAGKMFVGGLSWDTSKKDLKDYFTKFGEVADCTIKMDPNTGRSRGFGFILFKEAGSVDKVLEQKEHRLDGRLIDPKKAMAMKKDPVKKIFVGGLNPEATEEKIREYFGEFGEIEAIELPMDPKTNKRRGFVFITFKEEDPVKKILEKKFHNVSGSKCEIKVAQPKEVYQQQQFSSGGGRGSFGGRGRGGRGQGSANYGKSPRRGGHQNNYKPY; encoded by the exons ATGTCGGAAGCGGAGCAGCAGGTGGCGGGGCCCGCCGACGCCACCCAGAACGGGCACGAAGCGGCCGAAGGCGCCGGGGAGCAGCCGGCCGAGAGCGGCGGAGCGGGGGCGGCGGCCACGGCGGCGGCGCCCGCCAGCCAGAACGGAGCGGAAGGCGACCAGATCAACGCCAGCAAGAACGAGGAGGACGCCGG GAAAATGTTTGTTGGTGGCCTCAGCTGGGATACAAGCAAAAAAGACTTGAAAGACTACTTCACCAAATTTGGCGAAGTGGCTGACTGTACAATAAAGATGGATCCAAACACAGGAAGATCAAGAGGTTTTGGATTTATTTTGTTCAAAGAAGCTGGAAGTGTTGACAAG GTTTTGGAACAGAAAGAACACAGATTAGATGGGCGACTTATTGACCCCAAAAAGGCTATGGCGATGAAAAAAGATCCAGTGAAGAAAATTTTTGTTGGAGGACTGAACCCTGAGGCTACAGAAGAGAAAATCAGGGAATACTTTGGAGAGTTTGGAGAG ATTGAAGCCATTGAACTTCCAATGGATCCCAAGACCAACAAACGGAGAGGCTTTGTATTCATCACTTTCAAGGAAGAAGATCCAGTCAagaagatcttggaaaaaaaattccataATGTTAGTGGAAGCAAG TGTGAGATCAAGGTGGCACAGCCGAAGGAAGTATATCAGCAGCAACAATTCAGTAGTGGTGGAGGAAGAGGCAGCtttggaggaagaggcagaggtggAAGAG GTCAAGGCAGTGCAAATTATGGGAAAAGTCCAAGACGTGGTGGTCATCAGAATAATTACAAGCCATATTGA